A stretch of the Thermodesulfovibrionales bacterium genome encodes the following:
- a CDS encoding substrate-binding domain-containing protein has translation MKRIVAVILAIIVSGFATAAFAETAIICSSTTSTENSGLFGYILPLFEKKTGIKVKVVARGTGAAIEMGKRGDADVVFVHAKEQELKAVEDGFFVNRHDVMYNDFVIIGPSDDPAKLKGTKSASDAFKKIADGGLLFVSRGDNSGTHTKELSIWKKVGIDPKGKKWYLEVGQGMEKTQRIANEKRAYTLTDRGTWLATKDKDKLEMVIVLEGDPLLFNQYGVMAVNPERHKHVKYKEATEFINWLISKEGQEAIASFKDANGNALFIPNAK, from the coding sequence ATGAAAAGAATTGTTGCTGTAATTCTTGCCATTATCGTTTCCGGCTTTGCAACCGCTGCCTTTGCCGAGACGGCGATTATCTGTTCCTCGACGACAAGCACAGAGAACTCCGGTTTGTTCGGCTACATTTTGCCGCTCTTTGAGAAAAAAACGGGCATCAAGGTAAAGGTCGTCGCGAGGGGGACGGGCGCTGCCATCGAAATGGGCAAAAGGGGAGATGCCGACGTCGTCTTTGTCCATGCGAAAGAGCAGGAGCTGAAGGCCGTTGAGGATGGCTTCTTTGTGAACCGCCATGATGTCATGTACAATGATTTCGTCATCATAGGCCCCTCCGATGATCCGGCAAAGCTCAAGGGAACAAAATCGGCCTCCGACGCCTTCAAGAAGATTGCCGATGGCGGCCTTCTCTTCGTCTCCCGTGGCGACAACTCCGGCACCCATACAAAGGAACTCTCGATCTGGAAGAAAGTCGGCATAGATCCGAAGGGCAAAAAATGGTATCTCGAGGTAGGCCAGGGCATGGAAAAGACCCAGAGGATCGCCAACGAAAAACGGGCATACACCCTCACCGATAGGGGCACATGGCTTGCAACAAAGGATAAGGACAAGCTTGAGATGGTCATCGTCCTTGAGGGTGATCCTCTCTTGTTTAATCAGTATGGTGTCATGGCGGTAAATCCTGAAAGGCATAAGCACGTTAAATACAAAGAGGCGACGGAATTTATTAACTGGCTG